A window of the Rhodoluna limnophila genome harbors these coding sequences:
- the cysK gene encoding cysteine synthase A, translating into MAIYNNITEVVGNTPLVRINRIIEGPAEVLAKLEFYNPSATVKDRIGIAMVDAAEKSGALKPGGSIVEATSGNTGIALAMVGAARGYKVILTMPDSMSKERRTLLRAYGAELVLTPAAEGMRGAVAKAEEIGNTQGAVQVRQFANPANPEIHRNTTAQEIWRDTDGQVAAIVAGIGTGGTITGVGQALKALNPDIKVFAVEPEASPILNGGTPAGHPIQGIGANFIPEILDTTIYDEVLDAPTEEAIKWSRRLGAEEGILGGISSGAAIWGASKIAARPEFAGKKIVVIIPSFGERYLSTVLYKDLQDLD; encoded by the coding sequence ATGGCGATTTACAACAACATCACCGAGGTAGTCGGAAACACCCCGCTAGTTCGCATCAACCGCATTATTGAAGGCCCCGCCGAAGTTCTAGCCAAGCTAGAGTTCTACAACCCATCAGCAACGGTTAAGGACCGCATCGGTATCGCCATGGTTGATGCCGCAGAAAAGTCAGGTGCACTAAAGCCTGGTGGCTCAATCGTTGAGGCAACCTCCGGAAACACCGGAATTGCCCTGGCCATGGTTGGTGCTGCACGTGGCTACAAGGTAATCCTGACCATGCCTGACTCAATGAGCAAGGAGCGCCGCACTCTATTGCGTGCCTACGGCGCAGAGCTAGTTCTTACCCCAGCCGCTGAGGGTATGCGCGGTGCCGTTGCTAAGGCAGAGGAAATCGGCAACACCCAGGGCGCTGTTCAGGTTCGCCAGTTTGCTAACCCAGCAAACCCAGAGATCCACCGCAACACCACCGCTCAGGAAATCTGGCGCGACACCGACGGTCAGGTAGCCGCAATTGTTGCCGGCATCGGAACCGGCGGAACCATTACCGGTGTTGGTCAGGCACTCAAGGCACTGAACCCAGACATCAAGGTCTTTGCAGTTGAGCCAGAGGCTTCACCGATTCTTAATGGCGGAACCCCAGCAGGCCACCCGATCCAGGGAATCGGAGCCAACTTTATCCCTGAAATTCTCGACACCACCATCTACGACGAAGTTCTTGATGCCCCTACTGAAGAGGCAATCAAGTGGTCACGCCGTTTGGGTGCCGAAGAGGGTATCCTCGGTGGAATCTCATCTGGGGCAGCTATCTGGGGAGCATCAAAGATTGCGGCTCGTCCAGAATTTGCCGGCAAGAAGATTGTCGTAATCATCCCGTCATTCGGTGAGCGTTACCTATCAACAGTTCTTTACAAGGACCTTCAGGACCTAGACTAA
- the cysE gene encoding serine O-acetyltransferase codes for MIRFREDIRTGIERDPATYGALELVLTSPGLHALWQHRINHALFKSGFRVLSRILATGTRFWTGVEIHPGATVGRRVFIDHGMGVVIGETAIIGDDVLIYHGVTLGGRENITAKRHPTIGNNVVIGAGAIVLGNITIGDGSSIGAGTIVTKDLPANSVVVGPQMRTIK; via the coding sequence TTGATACGTTTTCGCGAAGACATTAGAACAGGCATCGAGCGCGACCCAGCAACTTATGGCGCGCTCGAGCTTGTTTTAACCTCACCCGGTCTCCACGCTCTTTGGCAGCACCGGATTAACCACGCTCTATTCAAGAGTGGCTTTCGCGTGCTTTCAAGAATCCTTGCCACCGGAACCAGATTTTGGACCGGCGTTGAGATTCACCCGGGCGCCACGGTTGGCCGCAGAGTCTTTATCGACCACGGGATGGGCGTTGTTATCGGTGAAACTGCGATTATTGGCGACGACGTACTGATTTATCACGGCGTCACTCTAGGTGGCCGTGAGAACATCACTGCAAAACGCCACCCAACCATCGGCAACAACGTTGTCATCGGAGCGGGTGCTATTGTTCTTGGCAACATCACCATCGGCGATGGCTCATCGATTGGCGCCGGAACCATCGTTACCAAGGACTTACCGGCCAACTCGGTTGTAGTTGGTCCGCAAATGCGCACCATCAAGTAG
- a CDS encoding DUF1761 domain-containing protein, which yields MDFSQINWLAVAVASIAGFVVGGVWFGPKTFYPIWWKLNGNEPTTDPGGTSVAVLFGSTYLATIAQAATVAIVIEVGSLADPSFGAWQGLAAGALLGAGIAAASSLSHRLFARHGFGVWIIEVGQDIVSLAVMGLIIGAWL from the coding sequence GTGGATTTTTCACAGATTAACTGGTTGGCCGTAGCAGTCGCCTCAATCGCCGGTTTTGTTGTCGGCGGTGTTTGGTTTGGCCCAAAGACTTTCTACCCAATTTGGTGGAAGCTAAATGGCAACGAACCTACAACTGACCCGGGTGGCACCAGCGTCGCTGTTTTGTTTGGTTCAACGTACCTGGCCACCATCGCCCAGGCTGCGACTGTGGCAATTGTCATCGAGGTTGGAAGTTTGGCTGACCCAAGCTTTGGTGCTTGGCAAGGTCTGGCTGCGGGCGCTCTCTTGGGTGCTGGTATTGCCGCCGCATCATCGCTTTCGCACCGACTCTTTGCCCGCCACGGTTTTGGTGTCTGGATCATTGAGGTGGGTCAAGACATCGTTTCACTCGCGGTTATGGGTCTAATCATCGGCGCCTGGCTCTAG
- a CDS encoding iron chaperone — MNAIDEYLATVSGWQQDTLLGWQAEMLKIEPESEQVIYYGLPCFKVDGQAIGGFAAYKNHCAYFPFSGQTLVTLSDELRDFNKTSGSLHVKETQKLTPELIALLIATRKVEIAEGYGHRKKK, encoded by the coding sequence ATGAACGCGATTGATGAGTATCTAGCCACCGTATCTGGCTGGCAGCAAGATACATTGCTGGGGTGGCAGGCTGAAATGCTAAAAATTGAGCCTGAGTCTGAACAGGTGATTTACTACGGTTTGCCCTGCTTCAAAGTCGACGGCCAAGCTATCGGCGGCTTCGCTGCCTACAAGAATCACTGCGCTTATTTTCCGTTCAGCGGGCAAACTCTAGTAACGCTTAGCGATGAGCTTCGGGATTTCAATAAGACCAGTGGCTCTCTGCATGTCAAAGAAACTCAAAAACTTACGCCCGAATTAATCGCCCTGTTGATTGCGACTCGTAAGGTTGAAATCGCAGAAGGCTACGGTCACAGAAAGAAGAAATAA
- a CDS encoding fatty acid desaturase family protein, which translates to MTVATATRAATNFHEVLNLVKSAGLLKKKPSFYIIRLSVISAIATGLWVAGGFIGGAVQTHWAWIFAAFGIAGLLGIMSAQYGFIAHEAAHRQIFQNNKANDALGLVLANLFAGLSYGFWLRKHNKHHQHPNQIGQDPDIAIRILSFTPESRDQKRGIERWISERQGYFFPFLLLLTGFDLLLDSIANLRRKDRPIGTRLLEFSLMIVRQTSPYLLMTWMFGWLWAIALWVFMMMVFGFFMGAAFAPNHKGMPLVPKDSKIDFFERQVLTSRNIKGSWLKDNLMGGLNYQVEHHLFPSMPRPNLIKANAIVKKFCEEKGVTLVEMNLMASYKVIIDYLSKVGLSNNADPFVCPMVATLRPRS; encoded by the coding sequence ATGACCGTCGCGACCGCAACTAGAGCGGCAACTAATTTTCACGAAGTCCTTAACCTGGTTAAGTCGGCGGGATTGCTAAAGAAGAAGCCAAGTTTCTACATCATCCGTTTATCTGTGATTTCGGCAATTGCCACAGGCCTTTGGGTTGCCGGCGGCTTTATCGGGGGAGCAGTTCAAACCCATTGGGCTTGGATCTTTGCGGCTTTTGGCATTGCAGGGCTTTTGGGAATCATGAGCGCTCAGTATGGCTTCATTGCGCACGAGGCAGCTCACCGTCAGATTTTTCAAAACAACAAAGCTAACGATGCTCTTGGGCTGGTTCTAGCCAATCTATTTGCTGGTCTTAGCTACGGTTTCTGGTTGCGCAAGCACAATAAGCACCACCAGCACCCAAACCAAATTGGTCAAGACCCGGATATCGCAATTCGAATCCTGAGTTTTACACCTGAATCACGCGATCAAAAACGCGGCATTGAGCGCTGGATCAGCGAACGACAGGGTTACTTTTTTCCGTTCTTGCTTCTGCTAACCGGTTTTGACCTGCTGCTAGACAGCATCGCAAACCTTCGCCGCAAAGACCGCCCAATCGGCACCAGACTTCTCGAATTCTCTCTGATGATTGTTCGTCAGACTTCGCCTTACCTGTTGATGACCTGGATGTTCGGCTGGCTCTGGGCGATTGCCCTCTGGGTCTTCATGATGATGGTTTTTGGCTTCTTTATGGGTGCTGCTTTTGCACCGAACCACAAGGGCATGCCTCTCGTGCCAAAGGATTCCAAGATTGACTTTTTTGAGCGTCAGGTTTTGACCAGTCGCAACATTAAGGGCAGCTGGTTGAAAGACAACCTAATGGGTGGCCTGAACTACCAGGTCGAGCATCACCTATTTCCTTCGATGCCTCGACCAAACTTGATTAAGGCCAACGCAATCGTCAAAAAGTTCTGCGAAGAAAAGGGCGTAACCCTGGTCGAGATGAACTTGATGGCCAGCTACAAAGTGATCATTGACTACCTAAGCAAAGTTGGCCTGAGTAACAACGCCGATCCGTTTGTGTGTCCAATGGTTGCAACCCTTCGCCCACGCAGTTAA
- a CDS encoding SRPBCC family protein, which translates to MEQSFLYSVERVYPVSIEQMWAAWTEPAQLEKWYSPTELKVVAGSASSETREGGLWAIGVDVSAHGFNAYFWGEYQLVVPNKKLVHTMHYSQDPADFELKDMTTPSHRIEIDFEERDGGTWARFSQFGEMPAEQVELTRQGMDSYFNSLEAYLQGINS; encoded by the coding sequence ATGGAGCAATCTTTTCTTTACTCAGTTGAGCGGGTTTATCCGGTTTCAATTGAACAAATGTGGGCGGCCTGGACTGAACCAGCACAGTTAGAAAAGTGGTATAGCCCAACCGAGCTAAAGGTTGTTGCTGGTTCTGCATCTTCAGAAACCCGTGAAGGCGGCCTGTGGGCTATTGGTGTTGATGTTTCTGCGCACGGCTTCAACGCCTATTTCTGGGGTGAATATCAGCTTGTGGTTCCAAATAAAAAGTTGGTCCACACCATGCATTACAGCCAGGATCCAGCCGATTTTGAGTTGAAGGACATGACCACTCCATCTCACCGCATCGAAATTGACTTCGAAGAGCGCGATGGAGGAACCTGGGCCAGGTTCTCGCAGTTCGGCGAGATGCCAGCTGAGCAGGTTGAACTGACCCGTCAGGGTATGGACAGCTACTTCAATTCACTCGAGGCGTATCTTCAGGGTATTAACAGTTAG
- the ychF gene encoding redox-regulated ATPase YchF, protein MALTIGIVGLPNVGKSTLFNALTKNNVLAANYPFATIEPNVGVVNLPDPRLQGLADMYGSERLLPAPVSFVDIAGIVRGASVGEGLGNKFLANIREADAIAQVVRGFVDGDVVHVDGKVDAASDIETINTELILADMETLDKARPRIEKEVKGKKMEPAALEAIDEAKAVLDAGKPLSSSDVDLTPIKDLGLLTAKPIIYVFNVDEGILTDAAKKKALADLVAPAEAVFLDAKVESELIDLSVEEANELLASLGQDESGLDQLARIGFDTLGLQTYLTVGPKEARAWTIHKGWTAPQAAGVIHTDFQRGFIKAEIVSYEDLMAAGSMADAKAAGKVRMEGKDYIMKDGDVVEFRFNV, encoded by the coding sequence CAAGTCGACCCTCTTTAATGCACTCACCAAAAACAACGTTCTAGCGGCAAACTATCCGTTTGCAACTATCGAACCAAACGTTGGTGTCGTGAACCTTCCAGACCCTCGCCTTCAGGGCTTGGCTGACATGTATGGCTCTGAGCGCCTCCTGCCTGCGCCCGTGTCATTTGTCGACATCGCGGGTATCGTTCGCGGCGCATCGGTCGGTGAGGGCCTAGGCAACAAGTTTCTAGCCAACATCCGTGAGGCTGACGCAATTGCTCAGGTGGTTCGTGGTTTTGTCGACGGCGATGTAGTTCACGTAGACGGCAAAGTAGACGCCGCCAGTGACATTGAGACCATCAACACCGAGTTGATTTTGGCAGACATGGAGACCTTGGATAAGGCTCGTCCACGAATTGAAAAAGAAGTCAAGGGCAAGAAAATGGAGCCGGCCGCTCTGGAGGCTATTGACGAGGCCAAAGCTGTTCTAGACGCAGGTAAGCCGCTGTCATCAAGTGATGTTGACCTAACCCCGATCAAAGACCTTGGTCTTTTGACTGCCAAGCCAATCATTTACGTCTTCAACGTAGACGAGGGAATCTTGACCGATGCCGCCAAGAAGAAGGCGCTCGCCGACTTGGTCGCACCGGCAGAGGCAGTGTTCCTCGATGCCAAGGTTGAATCTGAACTCATCGACCTCTCGGTTGAAGAGGCCAACGAGCTCCTAGCCTCATTGGGTCAGGATGAATCTGGCCTGGACCAGCTGGCTCGCATTGGTTTTGACACCCTTGGGCTGCAGACCTACCTGACCGTGGGCCCTAAAGAGGCTCGTGCCTGGACCATCCACAAGGGCTGGACAGCGCCACAGGCTGCTGGTGTAATTCACACCGATTTCCAGCGTGGATTCATCAAGGCTGAAATTGTCTCTTACGAGGACCTAATGGCTGCAGGCTCAATGGCAGATGCCAAGGCTGCTGGCAAGGTTCGTATGGAAGGAAAGGACTACATCATGAAAGATGGAGATGTAGTCGAATTCCGCTTCAACGTTTAA